A genomic segment from Gossypium hirsutum isolate 1008001.06 chromosome D04, Gossypium_hirsutum_v2.1, whole genome shotgun sequence encodes:
- the LOC107948577 gene encoding NADH dehydrogenase [ubiquinone] 1 alpha subcomplex assembly factor 3 isoform X1, protein MAVRGRAVETLPKLMRSPRKDSASSTVTRTPALPSLRRAFSLYDQINLIDNVPDDQLRFQRYTETGFTVNGVNYEGSLLCVGNLVTSWGPRKFSEITPQSLSIFQIIRPIPEILILGCGRYIEPVDPELRRFIRSTGMKLEALDSRNAASTYNILNEEGRIVAAALLPYGVSS, encoded by the exons ATGGCGGTGAGAGGTAGAGCAGTAGAAACGCTGCCAAAGCTGATGAGGAGCCCGAGGAAGGACTCGGCTTCTTCAACAGTGACTCGAACTCCAGCCTTGCCCTCCCTTAGACGCGCTTTCTCTCTCTACGATCAGATTAATCTCATCGACAATGTTCCCGATGACCAGCTTCGTTTCCAACG ATATACGGAAACAGGATTCACTGTGAACGGTGTCAACTATGAAGGCAGCTTGCTTTGTGTGGGAAATTTGGTTACTTCTTGGGGCCCCCGTAAATTTTCTGAAATTACTCCCCAAAG CTTATCCATCTTTCAAATTATACGACCTATTCCAG aaattttgattcttggctgtggAAGGTACATTGAACCTGTAGATCCGGAACTCAGACGCTTCATCCGATCTACTGGCATGAAATTGGAAGCCTTAGACTCG AGAAATGCTGCATCTACTTACAACATACTGAACGAGGAAGGTAGAATTGTGGCTGCTGCACTGCTCCCATATGGAGTTTCTTCATGA
- the LOC107948577 gene encoding NADH dehydrogenase [ubiquinone] 1 alpha subcomplex assembly factor 3 isoform X2: MAVRGRAVETLPKLMRSPRKDSASSTVTRTPALPSLRRAFSLYDQINLIDNVPDDQLRFQRYTETGFTVNGVNYEGSLLCVGNLVTSWGPRKFSEITPQSLSIFQIIRPIPEILILGCGRYIEPVDPELRRFIRSTGMKLEALDSAQNLFSCCREMLHLLTTY, encoded by the exons ATGGCGGTGAGAGGTAGAGCAGTAGAAACGCTGCCAAAGCTGATGAGGAGCCCGAGGAAGGACTCGGCTTCTTCAACAGTGACTCGAACTCCAGCCTTGCCCTCCCTTAGACGCGCTTTCTCTCTCTACGATCAGATTAATCTCATCGACAATGTTCCCGATGACCAGCTTCGTTTCCAACG ATATACGGAAACAGGATTCACTGTGAACGGTGTCAACTATGAAGGCAGCTTGCTTTGTGTGGGAAATTTGGTTACTTCTTGGGGCCCCCGTAAATTTTCTGAAATTACTCCCCAAAG CTTATCCATCTTTCAAATTATACGACCTATTCCAG aaattttgattcttggctgtggAAGGTACATTGAACCTGTAGATCCGGAACTCAGACGCTTCATCCGATCTACTGGCATGAAATTGGAAGCCTTAGACTCG GCTCAGAATTTGTTCTCCTGTTGCAGAGAAATGCTGCATCTACTTACAACATACTGA
- the LOC107948577 gene encoding NADH dehydrogenase [ubiquinone] 1 alpha subcomplex assembly factor 3 isoform X3 encodes MAVRGRAVETLPKLMRSPRKDSASSTVTRTPALPSLRRAFSLYDQINLIDNVPDDQLRFQRYTETGFTVNGVNYEGSLLCVGNLVTSWGPRKFSEITPQSLSIFQIIRPIPEILILGCGRYIEPVDPELRRFIRSTGMKLEALDSKWTFHPLLVNLFPSLA; translated from the exons ATGGCGGTGAGAGGTAGAGCAGTAGAAACGCTGCCAAAGCTGATGAGGAGCCCGAGGAAGGACTCGGCTTCTTCAACAGTGACTCGAACTCCAGCCTTGCCCTCCCTTAGACGCGCTTTCTCTCTCTACGATCAGATTAATCTCATCGACAATGTTCCCGATGACCAGCTTCGTTTCCAACG ATATACGGAAACAGGATTCACTGTGAACGGTGTCAACTATGAAGGCAGCTTGCTTTGTGTGGGAAATTTGGTTACTTCTTGGGGCCCCCGTAAATTTTCTGAAATTACTCCCCAAAG CTTATCCATCTTTCAAATTATACGACCTATTCCAG aaattttgattcttggctgtggAAGGTACATTGAACCTGTAGATCCGGAACTCAGACGCTTCATCCGATCTACTGGCATGAAATTGGAAGCCTTAGACTCG AAATGGACCTTCCATCCCCTCCTTGTCAATCTATTTCCATCCCTTGCATGA
- the LOC107953454 gene encoding non-specific lipid transfer protein GPI-anchored 30 codes for MKQFRAYIGTILVIVANLMVVGWGQSQRQRQSSSSCLNQIAPCLNYLNGNDADVPDICCDPLKSVIKSQPECLCSMISNKGSRQAEQAGINVTQAQELPGRCGQHVNPLVCLPGSPNSAENSAFLLFPSHSIIICMAVQILFLAKI; via the exons ATGAAGCAGTTTAGGGCGTACATTGGAACTATACTAGTGATTGTGGCAAATTTGATGGTGGTGGGATGGGGTCAGAGTCAGAGGCAGAGGCAGAGCTCCTCCTCATGCCTAAACCAGATTGCTCCTTGCCTGAATTATCTTAATGGAAATGATGCAGATGTACCGGATATCTGCTGCGATCCTCTGAAATCTGTGATTAAATCCCAACCAGAATGCTTGTGTAGTATGATAAGCAACAAGGGTAGCAGACAAGCTGAGCAGGCAGGCATAAATGTGACACAAGCTCAAGAGTTGCCTGGACGCTGCGGCCAGCATGTCAATCCACTTGTTTGCCTTCCAG GTTCACCAAATTCAGCTGAAAATTCTGCCTTCCTCTTGTTCCCATCACATAGCATCATAATATGCATGGCCGTTCAGATATTGTTCTTGGCCAAGATATGA